The following are from one region of the Lytechinus pictus isolate F3 Inbred chromosome 4, Lp3.0, whole genome shotgun sequence genome:
- the LOC135153958 gene encoding ankyrin-1-like, protein MGVNTDGEETNPETSLRDDNQHTAESWQMEHETEHAGGTKNFLLDDECDGGIQDQKLMGATDTLLITPQENMTSEHASVISITEQTTPQEYNTDGEDIVLSNQSDIHKEMLNSNPVSVTNNSSTSDDMCSQLKECRLQTLDIIKILDTDMNDALEEWDTVYKALLGETSLCDADGPTHELPLNPDIDKVDDEGYTPLYKAALEGKLNEVDDLISKGANLDKPIKGGLRPLHAAAHKGHAYIVDFLILYGADPSVECDMGQTPLHKAALGGYTNIIDSLIAEGIDVNKEDNTGFTPFHACVEEGHSEALKSLINKGAKQNHYGEMTVLFAAAHSGHLDIVEFFISNGADVNKENDSGMIPLHGAAVNGNMEILAYLIKKRSDVNKADCKGWTPLNAAIENGHLDAVKYLIDKGAMQNRFGRMTPLYAAAQFGHFEIANFLISIGAGVNEEHDNGRIPLHGAAVNGNTKIMEYLIQQGSDVNKAGCKGWTPFNAAIRYGHLEAVKYLIDEGAKQNMYNGMTPLFNAARFGHLDIVEFFISIGTDVNDENDDGSIPLHVAALKGYIKIMEYLIQCGSDVNKADSKGWTPFNAAIQSGHLEAVKYLMDKGAKQNRYGENTPLYIAARFGHLAIVKFFISNRASVNEENGEGKVPLHGAAINGNIKVMEYLIQQGSDMNKADPKGWTPFNAAIQYGHLEAVKYLIDKGAKQNRYDGMTPLYAAAQFGHFDIAELFIAYGADVNEKDDRKMIPLHGAAARGHVKIIEYLLQQGSDLLKADPKGCTPLYSAIYNGHLEAVKHLVSKSAKQKRYGMTPLYAASCLGHLDIVEFLISIGTDVNDENDDGRIPLHGAALKGYIKIMEYLIQCGSDVNKTDSKGWTPFNAAIQSGHLEAVKYLMDKGAKQNRYDGMTPLYAAAAFGQLDIVIFFISNGADVNEEDDNGRIPLHGAAISGNMKIMEYLIQQGSNLNKVDSEGWTPINAAIQYGYLEAVKYLMDKGAKQNRYDGATQLYFAAQFGHLDIR, encoded by the exons GATGGGCGCAACGGACACCTTGTTGATCACACCACAAGAGAACATGACATCAGAGCATGCCTCTGTGATTTCCATTACTGAACAAACGACACCACAAGAATATAATACAGACGGGGAAGATATTGTATTGTCCAACCAATCTGACATACATAAAGAGATGTTAAACAGCAACCCCGTATCTGTCACAAACAACTCTTCTACATCAGATGACATGTGTTCCCAACTAAAGGAATGCAGATTGCAAACATTAGACATCATAAAGATCTTAGACACCGACATGAATGATGCTTTGGAAGAATGGGATACAGTATACAAAGCACTCCTCGGTGAAACATCCCTATGTGATGCTGATGGGCCTACACACGAACTCCCACTCAATCCTGACATAGACAAGGTAGATGATGAAGGATACACACCACTGTATAAGGCAGCATTAGAAGGTAAACTCAATGAAGTTGATGATCTCATTTCAAAAGGAGCCAACCTGGATAAACCGATCAAGGGAGGACTTCGTCCTCTTCATGCAGCAGCTCATAAAGGACATGCATATATCGTGGATTTCCTCATCCTATATGGAGCGGACCCTAGTGTCGAATGTGACATGGGTCAGACGCCTCTTCATAAAGCAGCACTAGGAGGGTATACCAACATCATAGACAGTCTTATTGCAGAAGGGATTGATGTGAACAAGGAAGATAACACGGGTTTTACACCATTCCATGCCTGTGTTGAGGAGGGGCATTCGGAAGCTCTCAAATCCCTCATAAATAAAGGAGCCAAACAGAACCATTATGGTGAAATGACCGTACTCTTTGCTGCAGCTCATTCCGGTCATTTAGATATCGtagaattcttcatttccaatgggGCTGACgtgaataaagaaaatgatagcGGGATGATTCCCCTACATGGAGCTGCTGTTAACGGTAACATGGAAATCTTGGCATATCTCATTAAAAAAAGGTCGGATGTGAACAAAGCCGACTGTAAGGGTTGGACACCATTGAATGCCGCTATTGAAAATGGCCATCTAGACGCTGTCAAATATCTCATAGATAAAGGTGCCATGCAGAACAGGTTTGGCAGAATGACCCCACTATATGCTGCAGCTCAATTCGGTCATTTTGAAATCGCGAATTTCTTAATTTCCATTGGTGCAGGTGTGAATGAAGAACACGATAATGGAAGAATTCCCTTACATGGAGCTGCTGTTAACGGTAACACGAAAATCATGGAGTATCTCATTCAACAAGGGTCTGATGTGAACAAGGCTGGCTGTAAGGGTTGGACACCATTCAATGCTGCTATCCGATATGGTCATCTAGAAGCTGTCAAATATCTCATAGATGAAGGTGCCAAGCAGAATATGTATAATGGCATGACTCCTCTCTTTAATGCAGCTCGATTTGGTCATTTAGATATCGTGgaattctttatttcaattgGCACTGATGTGAACGACGAAAATGATGATGGGAGTATTCCCCTACATGTAGCTGCTCTTAAAGGTTACATAAAAATCATGGAATACCTCATTCAATGTGGGTCTGATGTGAACAAGGCCGATTCAAAAGGATGGACACCATTCAATGCTGCCATTCAATCCGGTCATCTAGAAGCTGTCAAATACCTCATGGATAAAGGTGCCAAGCAGAACAGGTATGGAGAAAATACTCCACTCTATATTGCAGCTCGATTCGGTCACTTGGCTATTGTGAAATTTTTCATTTCTAATCGAGCTTCTGTGAATGAAGAAAATGGTGAAGGGAAGGTTCCCCTCCATGGAGCAGCTATTAATGGAAACATCAAAGTCATGGAATATCTCATTCAACAAGGTTCTGATATGAACAAAGCTGATCCAAAGGGTTGGACTCCATTCAATGCTGCTATTCAATACGGTCATCTAGAAGCTGTCAAATATCTCATAGATAAAGGTGCCAAGCAGAACAGGTATGATGGAATGACCCCGCTATATGCTGCAGCTCAATTCGGTCATTTTGATATCGCGGAATTATTCATTGCCTACGGGGCTGATGTCAATGAAAAAGATGATAGAAAGATGATTCCCCTTCATGGCGCTGCTGCTCGAGGCCATGTCAAAATCATTGAGTATCTTCTTCAACAAGGGTCTGATCTTCTCAAGGCTGATCCGAAAGGTTGTACACCATTATATTCAGCCATCTACAATGGGCATCTTGAAGCTGTCAAACATCTCGTGAGTAAAAGTGCAAAGCAGAAAAGATATGGAATGACCCCACTCTATGCAGCTTCATGCTTAGGACACTTAGATATCGTGGAATTCTTGATTTCAATTGGCACTGATGTGAATGACGAAAATGATGATGGGAGAATTCCCCTACATGGAGCTGCTCTTAAAGGTTACATAAAAATCATGGAATACCTCATTCAATGTGGGTCTGATGTGAACAAGACCGATTCGAAAGGATGGACACCATTCAATGCTGCCATTCAATCCGGTCATCTAGAAGCTGTCAAATACCTCATGGATAAAGGTGCCAAGCAGAACAGATATGATGGAATGACTCCACTCTATGCTGCAGCTGCATTCGGCCAATTAGATATCGTGATATTCTTCATTTCAAATGGCGCTGATGTGAATGAAGAAGATGATAATGGAAGGATTCCTCTTCACGGTGCTGCTATTAGTGGTAATATGAAGATCATGGAATATCTCATTCAACAAGGGTCTAATTTGAACAAAGTTGATTCAGAGGGTTGGACACCAATCAATGCTGCTATCCAATACGGTTATCTAGAAGCTGTCAAATATCTCATGGATAAAGGAGCAAAGCAGAACAGATATGATGGAGCGACCCAACTCTATTTTGCAGCTCAATTCGGTCATTTAGATATC AGATGA
- the LOC135153942 gene encoding serine/threonine-protein phosphatase 6 regulatory ankyrin repeat subunit A-like has translation MKIMEYLIQQGSDVNKADSEGGTPFNAAIQYGNLEAVKYLMDKGAKQNRYHGMTPLYFAAKSGHLDIVKFLISNGADVNEGDDNGRITLHGAAISGNMKIMEYLIQEGSDVNKGDPKGWTPFNAAIQYGHLDAVKYLLDKGAKQNRYNGMAPLYAAAQFGHVDIVEYFISNGADVNDENDNGRFPLHAAAIKGDLKIMEYLIQQGSDVNKGDSEGWSPFNAAIQYGNLEAVKYLIEKGAKQNRYDGATPLYLAAQFGHLDIVIFFISNGADVNGGDDDGSIPLPEAAISGNMKIMEYLIQQGSDVNKADSEGGTPFNAAIQGGHLEAVKYLIDKGAKQNRYDGMTPLYAAAAFSHLDIVEFFICNGANVHEKNDSGKTPLHGAAFSGNTKIMEYLVQRGCDMNEADLKGWTPFNAAIQFGYLEAVKYLIDKGAKQNRYDGMTPLYAAAAFSHLDIVEFFICNGANVHQKNDDGKTPLHGAATSGNTEIMEYLIQQGSNLNKADSEGRTPFNAAIQYGHLEAVKYLLNKGAKQNRYDGATPLYFAAKSGHLHIVDFFISNGDNVNKEDNNGRIPLHGAAISGNMKIMEYLIQEGSDVNKGDPKSWTPFNAAIQYGHLDAVKYLIDKGAKQNRYDGMTPLYAAAQFSHLDIVEFFICNGANVHEKNDSGKTPLHGAAFSGNMKIMEYLVQRGCDMNKADLKGWTPFNAAIQFAYLEAVKYLIDKGAKQNRYDGMTPLYAAAQFGHLDIVKFFISNGADVNEVHDNGQVPLHSAAFSGNTEIMEYLIHQGSNLNKADSEGRTPFNVAIQYGNLEAVKYLIEKGAKQNRYGGMTALYAATEFGHLDILKFLITTGGDVNEEDDDGRIPLHGAAISGNMKIMEYLIYQGSDVNKADDEGWTAFHAAVQYGHVEAVKHLLRNGAIKHRFDGMTPLYIAAQAGQLVIVQFLISNGADVNEVDDEGMVALHAAACNGDIKIVEYLIQQGSDVNKAGKNGLTSLNAAITEGHLRVVELFMAKGAKCVRYESITPLYIATQYNHIEVVKFLVSKEYNVNEGTKSGKSPLHAACYNGNIDMIDFLLLNNADVDKQDQDGWTPLQAAAQEGHLQIVKYLSVRGANMKDMDGITSIEASPNKDHSTRRIKGSLSTDVCAQIATRDQPYKSHQNAITAEDVTASSVDPQAQSCSTHTEQSKLQVHNIHDENAFIHAEIEEESCDEHSFKNISTGTHHHEDEANGTRTPFFGAQLKSPDKPEHDPTQNHMEAIDDIMIRKRYSPTNNTGFPNSIGPQTWQYSGYDPQFLQTQNNSKTSGKISEDPMSRWHRLTEEIEQSKKPQNERVNHGAASESNRTQRSEPSLIGHQNVYYKKQLSNIEAVFANTGWKIFSKHRSGWTRRPPSLLQILQTFIQMLLTLAILLPGCPIHVAGSGLTEEVTLIAGSRGVVQFHIPSSLNDTFQGVPYYVFRFESQHRPFCINGETDAEGFKNKAQLSRFTTDVVDLDTSPCVNLIIDNVETVDQDGYIFKAIFFHSLENVQYETMKKNIVVQIPHGPAKCFITVSDEDEFPYEVHCRASSGSAETSLSCYQNGRNLHSRNSIADDGLVTRGIFFLQFNTHFACCSHEVTSIVSAATCSDFEWPPRKPSTDTTTRIASTLPKSVNTTSDRPLNITTSATTMTTYIKYYADSAARRQFIHPFLLYLLLWSCVSMHALSVVY, from the exons ATGAAGATCATGGAATATCTAATTCAACAAGGGTCAGATGTGAACAAGGCTGATTCAGAGGGTGGGACACCATTCAATGCTGCCATTCAATACGGCAATCTAGAAGCTGTCAAATATCTCATGGATAAAGGAGCAAAGCAGAACAGATATCATGGAATGACCCCACTCTATTTTGCAGCTAAATCCGGTCATTTAGATATCGTGAAATTCTTAATTTCTAATGGTGCTGATGTGAATGAAGGTGATGATAATGGAAGGATTACTCTTCACGGTGCTGCTATTAGCGGTAATATGAAGATCATGGAGTATCTCATTCAAGAAGGTTCAGATGTGAACAAAGGTGATCCAAAGGGTTGGACACCATTCAATGCTGCCATTCAATATGGTCATCTAGATGCTGTCAAATATCTCTTAGATAAAGGAGCCAAGCAGAACAGATATAATGGAATGGCCCCACTCTATGCTGCAGCCCAATTCGGTCACGTAGATATCGTGGAATACTTCATTTCCAATGGCGCTGATgtgaatgatgaaaatgataatgggAGGTTCCCATTACATGCAGCTGCTATTAAGGGTGACCTGAAGATCATGGAGTATCTCATTCAACAAGGCTCTGATGTGAACAAAGGTGATTCAGAGGGTTGGTCACCATTCAATGCTGCCATTCAATACGGCAATCTAGAAGCTGTCAAATATCTCATAGAAAAAGGAGCCAAGCAGAACAGGTATGATGGAGCGACCCCTCTCTATCTTGCAGCTCAATTCGGTCATTTAGATAtcgtaatattcttcatttctaATGGCGCTGATGTGAATGGAGGAGATGATGATGGGAGCATTCCTCTACCTGAAGCTGCTATCAGTGGTAATATGAAGATCATGGAATATCTAATTCAACAAGGGTCTGATGTGAACAAGGCTGATTCAGAGGGTGGGACACCATTCAATGCTGCCATTCAAGGAGGTCATCTAGAAGCTGTCAAATATCTCATAGATAAAGGAGCCAAGCAGAACAGATATGATGGAATGACCCCACTCTATGCTGCTGCTGCATTCAGTCATTTAGATATCGTTGAATTCTTCATTTGCAACGGGGCTAATGTGCATGAAAAGAATGATAGTGGGAAGACTCCCCTACATGGAGCTGCTTTCAGCGGTAACACGAAGATCATGGAATATCTCGTTCAGCGGGGCTGTGATATGAATGAAGCCGATCTAAAAGGTTGGACACCGTTCAATGCCGCTATCCAATTCGGTTATCTAGAAGCTGTCAAATACCTCATAGATAAAGGAGCCAAGCAGAACAGATATGATGGAATGACCCCACTCTATGCTGCAGCTGCATTCAGTCATTTAGATATCGTTGAATTCTTCATTTGCAACGGGGCTAATGTGCATCAAAAGAATGACGATGGGAAGACTCCCCTACATGGAGCTGCTACCAGTGGTAACACGGAGATCATGGAGTATCTCATTCAACAAGGGTCTAATTTGAACAAAGCTGATTCAGAGGGTCGGACACCATTCAATGCTGCTATTCAATACGGTCATCTAGAAGCTGTCAAATATCTCTTAAATAAAGGAGCCAAGCAGAACAGGTATGATGGAGCGACCCCACTTTATTTTGCAGCTAAATCCGGTCATTTACATATCGTGGACTTCTTCATTTCTAATGGCGATAATGTGAATAAAGAAGATAATAATGGAAGGATTCCTCTCCACGGTGCTGCTATTAGTGGTAATATGAAGATCATGGAGTATCTCATTCAAGAAGGCTCAGATGTAAACAAAGGTGATCCAAAGAGTTGGACACCATTCAATGCTGCCATTCAATATGGTCATCTAGACGCTGTGAAGTATCTCATCGATAAAGGAGCCAAGCAGAACAGATATGATGGAATGACCCCACTCTATGCTGCAGCTCAATTCAGTCATTTAGATATCGTTGAATTCTTCATTTGCAACGGGGCTAATGTACACGAAAAGAATGATAGTGGGAAGACTCCCCTACATGGAGCTGCTTTCAGCGGTAACATGAAGATCATGGAATATCTCGTTCAGCGGGGCTGTGATATGAATAAAGCCGATCTAAAAGGTTGGACACCGTTCAATGCTGCTATCCAATTCGCTTATCTAGAAGCTGTCAAATACCTCATAGATAAAGGAGCCAAGCAGAACAGATATGATGGAATGACCCCACTCTATGCTGCAGCTCAATTTGGTCATTTAGATATCGTGAAATTCTTTATTTCTAATGGAGCTGATGTGAATGAAGTACATGATAATGGGCAGGTTCCTCTTCATAGTGCTGCTTTTAGCGGTAACACGGAGATCATGGAATATCTCATTCACCAAGGGTCTAATTTGAACAAAGCTGATTCTGAGGGTCGGACACCATTCAATGTTGCCATTCAATACGGCAATCTAGAAGCTGTCAAATATCTTATAGAAAAAGGAGCAAAGCAGAACAGATATGGTGGAATGACCGCACTCTATGCTGCGACTGAATTCGGTCATTTAGATATCTTGAAATTCCTCATTACTACTGGCGGTGATGTGAATGAAGAAGACGATGATGGGAGGATTCCTCTTCACGGTGCTGCAATCAGCGGTAACATGAAGATAATGGAATATCTCATTTACCAAGGGTCAGATGTCAACAAAGCTGATGATGAAGGCTGGACGGCATTCCATGCAGCAGTTCAGTATGGTCATGTAGAAGCTGTTAAACATCTCCTAAGAAATGGAGCAATAAAACATAGATTTGACGGAATGACTCCACTCTATATCGCAGCACAAGCCGGGCAGTTAGTTATCGTCCAATTTTTGATATCCAACGGTGCTGACGTCAATGAGGTTGATGACGAAGGGATGGTCGCTCTCCATGCTGCTGCCTGTAACGGTGACATTAAAATCGTTGAGTATCTCATTCAGCAAGGCTCTGATGTAAACAAGGCAGGCAAAAATGGGCTAACATCACTGAATGCAGCAATCACTGAAGGCCATCTGAGAGTTGTTGAACTTTTCATGGCAAAAGGAGCTAAATGTGTCAGGTATGAAAGCATTACACCACTTTACATCGCGACACAATACAACCATATTGAAGTAGTAAAATTCCTCGTGTCCAAGGAATATAATGTGAACGAAGGGACTAAAAGTGGCAAATCCCCGCTTCATGCAGCATGTTACAATGGTAACATCGATATGATAGACTTTCTACTTCTGAACAATGCTGATGTGGATAAACAAGATCAAGATGGATGGACCCCTCTTCAAGCCGCTGCACAAGAAGGCCACCTACAGATAGTCAAGTATCTTTCAGTGCGTGGTGCAAACATGAAGGATATGGATGGTATAACTTCGATTGAGGCGTCGCCAAACAAAGATCACTCTACTCGTCGAATAAAGGGAAGTTTGAGTACTGATGTCTGTGCTCAAATTGCGACACGAGATCAACCATACAAAAGCCATCAGAATGCAATCACTGCAGAAGATGTGACGGCATCCTCGGTGGACCCACAGGCGCAGTCATGTTCAACACATACAGAACAATCTAAGCTCCAGGTGCACAATATTCATGACGAGAATGCATTCATTCACGCTGAAATTGAAGAAGAAAGTTGTGATGAACACTcgttcaaaaatatttcaacagGGACCCATCATCATGAGGATGAAGCAAATGGAACGCGTACTCCTTTTTTTGGTGCCCAGCTGAAATCTCCCGACAAACCTGAACACGATCCAACGCAAAATCACATGGAAGCTATAGATGACATCATGATTAGGAAACGATATAGCCCAACCAATAATACAGGCTTTCCGAACTCAATCGGACCTCAGACATGGCAATACAGCGGATATGATCCACAATTTCTCCAAACTCAGAACAACTCCAAGACCAGTGGCAAAATTTCAGAAGACCCAATGTCTCGATGGCATCGCTTAACTGAAGAGATTGAACAATCGAAA aAACCTCAAAATGAACGTGTGAATCACGGTGCTGCATCGGAGTCAAACAG AACCCAAAGATCAGAACCTTCGCTAATCGGCCATCAAAACGTCTACTACAAAAAACAACTCTCCAACATAGAAGCGGTGTTTGCCAACACTGGGTGGAAAATCTTC TCGAAACACCGAAGCGGATGGACAAGGCGACCCCCTTCACTTCTGCAGATCTTACAAACCTTCATACAGATGCTTTTAACTTTAGCCATCCTTCTTCCAGGATGTCCAATTCACGTAGCAGGCAGCGGTCTCACTGAAGAGGTAACCTTGATTGCAGGTAGCCGGGGCGTAGTCCAATTCCATATACCTAGTTCCCTCAACGACACATTCCAGGGTGTTCCATACTACGTCTTTCGATTTGAATCACAGCATCGTCCATTCTGCATTAATGGGGAAACTGATGCCGAAGGCTTCAAAAACAAGGCCCAGTTATCAAGATTCACTACCGATGTCGTAGACTTAGACACCTCTCCTTGCGTAAATCTAATTATAGATAACGTTGAGACAGTAGATCAGGATGGGTATATATTCAAAGCCATCTTCTTCCACAGTCTAGAGAACGTTCAGTATGAAACTATGAAGAAGAACATTGTTGTTCAAATACCACATGGGCCTGCGAAATGCTTCATTACTGTAAGTGATGAAGATGAATTTCCATATGAAGTGCATTGTCGAGCTTCCTCTGGCAGTGCGGAAACTTCACTCTCATGTTACCAGAATGGTCGGAACTTGCACTCCAGGAACAGTATTGCGGACGACGGTCTAGTTACCAGAGGAATATTCTTCCTACAATTTAATACCCACTTCGCTTGCTGTTCACATGAAGTTACATCAATTGTTAGTGCTGCAACATGCAGTGACTTTGAGTGGCCACCTCGCAAGCCTAGCACAGACACTACAACACGTATTGCTAGTACTCTACCTAAATCTGTAAATACCACCAGCGACAGACCTCTCAATATTACAACCAGCGCCACTACCATGACTACCTATATCAAATACTATGCAGATTCTGCAGCTAGAAGGCAATTCATTCacccttttcttttgtatttgttattatGGTCATGCGTGTCCATGCATGCTCTAAGCGTTGTATACTAG